The Actinotalea sp. JY-7876 sequence CGGTCGGCGTAGGTCTCGACGATCGTGCGGGCGTAGTCGCCGAAGCGCAGCGCGGTGTCACGCGCGGGCCAGCCGCCCGCGTCCTCGAGCGGCTGCGGCAGGTCCCAGTGGTACATCGTCACCACCGGGTCGATGCCGGCCTCGAGCAGGTCGTCGATGAGCCGGGAGTAGAAGTCGAGGCCCTTCGGGTTGAACGCACCCGAGCCCGTGGGCTGGATGCGGGGCCACGCGAGCGAGAACCGGTAGGCGTCCAGGCCCAGGTCCTTCATCAGGGCGATGTCCTGCGCGGTGCGGTGGTAGTGGTCGGCCGCGACCGCGCCGCTGTGCCCGTCGAGCGTCTTGCCGGGCGTCGCCGCGAAGGTGTCCCAGATGGACGGACCGCGCCCGTCCTCGTCCGCCGCACCCTCGATCTGGTACGAGGCGGTCGCCGCGCCCCAGAGGAAGTCGGAGGGGAACCTGCGGCCCGATGGCGTCGTCGTCATGGGGCCACATCCTGCCGCGGTCGAACCGATTCGGCACCCCACGTCCACCAGCTGGGAGCGTGCTCACCCACCCGCGGACCCGCCCGCCGGGCGCCCGGCGCGGAGCACCTCGACCGGGCGCAGCTCCGCGTCGACCACCAGCACGTCCGCGCGACGGCCGGCCTCCAGCGCGCCCAGGTCGGGGCGGCCGAGGACCGCCGCCGGCGTGGTCGCGGCGGCCCGCACCGCGTCCGCGAGGGGCACGCCCGCGCTCACCGTCGCGCGCACGACGTCGAGCAGGTGCGCCGTGCCGCCGGCGATCGCGTCGCCGTCGGCGAGCCGGGCGACGCCGCCCGCCACGCGGACCGCCATCGGGCCGAGCTGGTAGGTGCCGTCGGGCATGCCCGCTGCCGCCATGGCGTCGGTGACGAGGGCGACCGAGCCCGGTCCGACCATCGCGAACACCGAGCGCACCGTCGCGGGCGCCAGGTGCACGTCGTCGGCCACCAGCTCCACGACGGCGGCCCCGCGGGCGGCCGCCGCGAGGCAGGCGGCGACGGGCCCTGGATCGCGGTGGTGCAGGGGACGCATGCCGTTGAACAGGTGCGTGACGGTGGGCCGGGCGGACCGGCTCCCGGGAGACGCGAGGGCCTCGACCGCCTGTGCCAGCCCCGCCTCGACCAGCTCCGCCGGTGCGTCGGTGTGCCCGAACGAGGGCACGGCTCCCACCGCGGCCAGCGCGCCGACGGCGGACTCGCACTCGGGCGCCGAGTTCGCGGCCCGGGCCGTCAGGACGCCCGGGACCTCGGGCGCCACCGTCATGGTCGCGAGGTGGCCGCGCGCCGTCTCGGCGACCGCCCGCACCAGGTCCGCGTCACCGGGCACCATGAGCCGGGGGTCCTGGGCGCCGCACCGGGCCGCCGACAGGAACGGGCCCTCGAGGTGGATGCCGGCCAGCTCGCCCGCGTCCGCGGCGTCCGCGAGCAGCGCCGTGCGCTCCAGCAGCGTCGCGGCATCCGCCGTGACGAGCGAGGCGACCAGGCTGGTGGTGCCGTGCCGCAGGTGCTCGTGGGCGGCGGTCAGCACCTGCGCCGCGTCCGTCGCGTCCGGGAAGCTCGCTCCCCCGCCGCCGTGGCAGTGCAGGTCGACCAGGCCGGGCAGGATCGTGTGCACGGTGCGCACGCGGGCCCCCGGGGCCAGGACGTCGCCGGCCTGCGCCCACGGTCCGACCCACCCGAGCCGGTCGCCGGCGATGACGACGACGCCGTCCTCGAGCACGGCGTCGGGCAGCACGACCCGGCCGCGCAGCGCGAGCCGGGGGTCCTGCGGGGTCAGGGGTTCGGTCAGCGGCACGGTGGTCACGTCCTCAGTGTGTCGTGGTCACGGGGCGAGTCGCTCGACGACCCACGCACCGGCCTCGCGGCGGTACCGCAGCCGGTCGTGCAGGCGCGAGGCGCGGCCCTGCCACAGCTCGACCGTCACGGGCACGACGCGGAACCCGCCCCAGTGCGGCGGCACGGGCACCTCGGTGCCCGGGGGCCAACGCAGCGCGAGCTCGGCGAACCGGCCGTCGAGCTCGGCCCGGTCCGCGAGCACCGTCGACTGGGCGCTGGCCCACGCCGCGACCTGCGACTCGTGCGGACGGCTCGTGAAGTAGGCGGCGGTCTCGGCACGGTCGACCTCGTGCACGTCCCCGCGCACCACCACCTGCCGGTCCATCTCGAACCACGGGAAGGTCAGCGACGCCCGGGGGTTGTCCAGCATCTCCCGGCCCTTGCGCGAGCCGCGGTGCGTGAACAGGACGAAGCCCCGCTCGTCGACACCCTTGAGCAGCACGGTGCGGCTCGACGGGGTCCCGTCCGGCGCCGCCGTGGCGAGCACCATGGCGTTGGGCTCGGCCAGGCCCGCGGTGACGGCGTCGTCGAACCAGCGCAGGAACTGCGTCACGGGGTCGGGCGCGACGTCCGCCTCGTCGAGCCGGGAGCGCTCGTAGCTCCGGCGCAGCGCGGCGAGCCGGGCGCGCCGCTCGGCGTCGATCCGGCCGACCTCCGGCGCGCCCTCCGGGCCGTCCATCGCCGGCCCGTCAGAACAGCCGCGCGGCGACGTCGTCCATGCCGCGCAGCGCCTCGTAGTCGAGCACGAGGCACGCGATGCCGCGGTCGCGGGCGAGCACGCGCGCCTGCGGCTTGATCTCCTGGGCGGCGAAGACGCCGCGCACGGGGGTCAGGTGGGGGTCCCGGTTGAGCAGCTCGAGGTAGCGCGTGAGCTGCTCGACGCCGTCGATGTCGCCCCGCCGCTTGATCTCGACCGCCACGGTGCCGCCCGAGGCGTCGCGCGCGAGGATGTCGACCGGGCCGATCGCCGTCGGGTACTCGCGCCGGACCAGCACGTGGCCCTCGCCCAGGACGTGGATCTGCTCCGCGAGCAGGGCCTGCAGGTGGGCCTCGACGCCGTCCTTGACCAGGCCCGGGTCCACCCCGAGGTCGTGCGCCGAGTCGTGCAGCACCTCGTGCAGCTCGATCTCGAGCCGGTCGTCGGACTTGGTGTGCTGCACGTGCCAGACCTGCGTGACACCGCGCGCGGCCGCCTCCTCGTCCGGCGCGACGACGGCGAGCGAGCACGGCGGGCTCATCCAGTTGAGCGGCTTGTACGACCCGCCGTCGGAGTGCAGCAGCACGCTGCCGTCGGCCTTGACCACGAGCAGGCGCGTGGCGAGCGGCAGGTGCGCCGAGAGGCGGCCGGTGTAGCGGGCCGCGCACGACGCGACGACGAGACGCATCAGATCACCCTCCCCACCGGTCGCGGGCCGGACTCGAGCCAGGACACCAGGCCGGCGCACGCGGGCGCCGAGATCAGCAGCTGGAACCGCTCACCCTCGTGCTCGCAGTGCAGCAGCAGCTGCTGCTGACCGAGGTCGTCGACGGCGTCGAGCGGCACGCGCTCCACCAGGGTCAGCGTCGCACGGGACCATGCGCGGGCGGGGCGGGGCGCCAGCGACAGGGTCCGCCACCAGGACAGCTGTGTCGCCCCGTACTGCGCCGTTCCCGCGACCCACCCACGCCCGTCCTCGCCCCGCACCAGGCACGGGAACGAGCCGACCCGTCGCGACAGCGTGCGCTGCCGCGACAGGTACAGCCCGACCGGCACGGCCGCGACGAGCAGGAGCGCACAGACGCCGAGCAGCGCGCCGAGCAG is a genomic window containing:
- the pdxH gene encoding pyridoxamine 5'-phosphate oxidase, which encodes MDGPEGAPEVGRIDAERRARLAALRRSYERSRLDEADVAPDPVTQFLRWFDDAVTAGLAEPNAMVLATAAPDGTPSSRTVLLKGVDERGFVLFTHRGSRKGREMLDNPRASLTFPWFEMDRQVVVRGDVHEVDRAETAAYFTSRPHESQVAAWASAQSTVLADRAELDGRFAELALRWPPGTEVPVPPHWGGFRVVPVTVELWQGRASRLHDRLRYRREAGAWVVERLAP
- a CDS encoding N-acetylglucosamine-6-phosphate deacetylase, with product MTTVPLTEPLTPQDPRLALRGRVVLPDAVLEDGVVVIAGDRLGWVGPWAQAGDVLAPGARVRTVHTILPGLVDLHCHGGGGASFPDATDAAQVLTAAHEHLRHGTTSLVASLVTADAATLLERTALLADAADAGELAGIHLEGPFLSAARCGAQDPRLMVPGDADLVRAVAETARGHLATMTVAPEVPGVLTARAANSAPECESAVGALAAVGAVPSFGHTDAPAELVEAGLAQAVEALASPGSRSARPTVTHLFNGMRPLHHRDPGPVAACLAAAARGAAVVELVADDVHLAPATVRSVFAMVGPGSVALVTDAMAAAGMPDGTYQLGPMAVRVAGGVARLADGDAIAGGTAHLLDVVRATVSAGVPLADAVRAAATTPAAVLGRPDLGALEAGRRADVLVVDAELRPVEVLRAGRPAGGSAGG
- the nucS gene encoding endonuclease NucS; the protein is MRLVVASCAARYTGRLSAHLPLATRLLVVKADGSVLLHSDGGSYKPLNWMSPPCSLAVVAPDEEAAARGVTQVWHVQHTKSDDRLEIELHEVLHDSAHDLGVDPGLVKDGVEAHLQALLAEQIHVLGEGHVLVRREYPTAIGPVDILARDASGGTVAVEIKRRGDIDGVEQLTRYLELLNRDPHLTPVRGVFAAQEIKPQARVLARDRGIACLVLDYEALRGMDDVAARLF
- a CDS encoding DUF2550 domain-containing protein, whose translation is MELLGALLGVCALLLVAAVPVGLYLSRQRTLSRRVGSFPCLVRGEDGRGWVAGTAQYGATQLSWWRTLSLAPRPARAWSRATLTLVERVPLDAVDDLGQQQLLLHCEHEGERFQLLISAPACAGLVSWLESGPRPVGRVI